AACTCCTATCAAAGTGTTatttaaattcattattaCTAGCTACAAAAGAAGGCTACCATTCGATAGCATTTCCCTCCATCTCTACAGGAATATATGGTTTTCCTTTTGAAGAATCTGTCCACGTAGTCTTAGGaacaataaaaaactttttaactaataattATAAGGACGGTTCCTTATCtacaataattatttgcTGTTTCTCTGAAGAcgataaaaatagttatttaagAGCGTttaataattacttttaatataatattcctaccaaaatatttttaaatatcatctcttttaaataaatttttttttgttttagaTGTTTTCTGATAATTGTTTACAAAATGATGTTATTAGGTTAAATGTTGGTGGAACAGTATTCGTAACGTCGAGGACAACCTTAACATGGTTACCAGACACATTTTTTACTTCTTTACTATCTGGAAGAATCGATTCTGTTAAAGATAAAGATGGTTCTGTAAGttaaatatgttatttaattGACAATAGTAAACATATACAGATATTTATTGATCGTGATCCATTACTATTTCggattatattaaattatttaagaaCGAAACATGTAGAGATAGAAAATGTTGATATGAGTGCATTGAAACATGAAgcattatattataatataacacCTTTAGTAAGAAGATTAACATTATGTGAAGACTCGTTAAATGATTCATGCGGTGGTTTATTATTTCATGGTATGATATCTTCAAAAAATGAaccatttttatcaaaacctatttcattaaataaaacattactAGGAAATAATGGTAATAATTTACCTGCAAGAATAATAAAAGCGCATCACAATCACATTGCAGTTGCATATACTAATTatttaagaatttttaaacaaaatgatAGTGTTGGATGGCAAAAAATGTTTAcatcaaatttattaaattctttaataattcatttagctttaaatgttaaatttggAGCACAAAACCTTGAAAAAGTTGTAGCTGCTTCATTAGAAGATAACACTATTTATTTATGGTCATTTACAGAAGATAATGGAGAAATTAAAAGTAGGAAATTGGGTATTTTTCAAATGACAGCaccaataataaaattattttttattggtaGTCAACTTGTAGCTTTATCAAAAACAGGAAAAGTTGGTATATGGCATTCTATTTCACAAAGTTGGCAGATTCAGGCTATTGTTCCAATACTTTGTTATGACACAGCTGGTTCTATGTTAATTTTTGGTGGTTGTAATGGTGTTATTTATCTAGTTGATATGCAAAAATTTCCTTTGAGGATGAAAGATAATGATTTATTAGTTACAGAACTTTATAAAGATCCTGAAAATGAAGCAATTACAGCTATTAGTGTTTATCTTACTTCTAAAACAACTATGTCAGGTAATTGGATTGAAATTGCTTATGGAACAGAAACTGGTAAAATAAGAGTCATAGTACAGCATCCAGAAACTGTTGGTCATGGTCCACAATTATTCAAAACATATACAGTTCATACAGATCcagttattaaaattttaatgacaACTAATCATTTAATTTCAATATGTTCTTGTTATAATCATGTAAGAACGTGGAACGTTTCAAGATTTAGGGGAATGATAAGTACTCAACCTGCTAGTACAGCACTAgcatcttttaaaattttagttttcGACTCTGttgatgaaataaataattcagAAGGTGTTGATATAGGACCTTATGGTGATCAAGATATGGAAAGTTTATTTGTTCAAAAAGTAATACCAGAAacaaacaaattatttattcgTTTAGCTTCAACAGGAGATAGATTATGTGAAGTCACTTCAATTGACAACTCAACAAttacatcattttttatacatgAAATAGAACTTTCAAATAGAATGGCTTTACGTccaaaaagaatattatttaccGGTCATTCTAATGGTACTGTACAAATGTGGGATATGACAACTGCATTTGATcaatttacaaataaagGTTTATGCAATACAAATTCTGGAATAGTTTCACAAACAGTTTTAGTTTCAAACGACAAATCTACATCCCCATCCACACCATCATCTTTACCAAAAACATTTACTTCTCAATACCAAGGTCCTTCACCAtcagaattattaaaattaatgaatgaATGTGAAATAACAAGTGGAAGTATGAATTCAACACCACAAAACACACCATATGCTTCAcagataaatatttcatcaaATATTTAAGTACATAactgtaaaaaaattttaacttgtatttaataaacgtttacttttttttttaaaatagatatttgctagatttttttctattttaagcATTTGCAAAAGTgatgttattttattcaaatttttatttgtttcttAAGTTTGGAAtggattaattttaaaaatatatcttatctgatgttatttttgtttacctaacaaaaattcttaaaatataataaaaatagtaacaaaattgtttaaatctaaataaaactatttataggcaattattattttaatcttcaaaaccctttttttaataatttcaatattttgcTATTTTTCTAgtgattaaataatatttttaaatttgttttttaactATGGTGATTAAACtttcttatttaaatttaaaacaaataccACAACTATCAATAATAATGtgataacattattaaataaaataacagaaaccttatttttataaaaattttacataaataaagataacaTATGATCCTATAAaggtaaaaattaaataaacagTTTTTTAAACCcctatttatttaataccaCAGTATTTTTTGTATCATGACAATCAACATTTATACTTTTGTTaggaaaattttataaatacaatatttacaatttcttttaataaataaaaaagataaaaataaatttatttaattatgtttatcattagataaattaatcttcaaagataaagtatttaatattcttataaaattgaaataacattttaagaacttataaatgtaatctaaaatttttaatatttttaatatttttattttaacagcaaagaattaaaaaatttatttaacttcaataatttttaaaattataaaaataattatcatatagaaaaagattaaaattttgtataatattattaaaagtacattttattttatctgaCCAATTTAATACCTGCTAAgaaattcttttttcttgtattaaataaatattaataacaaaaataacaatttttttaacttataaatccgacattttttatataaaatatttaaacttaaTTAGCAAAATtcctttatatatattatcgtttatcaaatgtaaaaaatataaaagtttataatatttaaaaaagttaagatatattattgaataaaaaatataaatattatctttaattttaaaagttatttttacttGAGAAATATTTAACGTTTCAAAActtataagaaatataaaataacaatttatttgaaaaaaaaagttgattaCAAGatagatattaataatataatctgtacatataaaaaaattttcttttaaatatttggaattaattttattatataattacttcttttttttgattatttttaatttattattattataaaactgacaaaagtatataagattgtttcaaaataaaaatattttgtataacgTCTCTCTTTATAGTGTTTTATAACGAACGCTAGTACATAtacttatcttttttttttaatttacggttacttttttttttaatctagtCTAACTgtatttcttaatattttaaattattatttttttttttttgcaaatttttaattacgatatttttaataaatcgcatttttatttacttataaCCTTTTAAACTGCGATGAGTGATGCAATAGATTATTGCCCATATTCAATACTAggtttaacaaaaaattgttCAGAAAATGACGTGAAGAAAGCTTATAAGAAGGCTGCTTTAAAATGGCATCCAGATAAAAATCCTGAAAAAAAGAATGAAGCTCAAAAGATGTTTCTTAAAATACAAGAGGCCTCaacattacttttaaattttgatacaAAAACGGCTTACGATAACATGGTTTTTGCAAGAGAAgctaaaattataaatattaataaacgAAAAAATGAAGAAAGCGAGATAAGAAAGAAATTCAGAGAAGATTTGGAAGCTAGAGaatatgattttaataaaacaaatgaggacaaaaaaaaagaagctgaagaaaaattgaaagaagaattaaacaaattaaaatctACAAGCtggaaaataaaaaatgaattggATGAAATGATAAAACAAGAACTTGAGAGAGAGAAAGAATATATACGAAAAAtagaatttaaatataaacctcaattaaaagtaaaatggAAATACAATAGTTTCAATTACACTGAGGACATACTTCATGATATATTTGGTAGACATGGTAATATTCTTGGAATTGTTTGTAGTGAAAATAATACAGCAATTATtgaattttcaaatttaaaagaagCAATTATTGCTGAAGATGAAACGGGAATTGCAATGAATCCATTAAAGGTATCATGGGTTAATTTAAGGCCTGAACATTTagattatgttaaaaaaatttctaattcCAAAGAGGAGTCATCagattttaaagaatttaataGTGTTGAAGAAGtatcaaaagaaaatttcttaaaacttGAACATGAGATAATGGTCGATCTTCTTGGAGTAGGTTGGAAACAAGAATATAATGTAGTTGATGAATAAAATGAcgttttttaataatgatctttgaaataatttattatacaaaacATTTTCTTCTATGAAAGATAAATTATGTTATAGCTTTTTTTCTACTTTGCACTTAATAAACGGATAATCTGTGTTAAAAATACTACacatctttttattattcctaaaacccttttttttaaacattattttttgttattaataagACAATTaggtttattattatatacttaATATATAGGAGGTGGGATTTTCTTTTACGCAGTTTTTTCTTAAACTTATCTAGTATATGCCTATATATATGATGTATTTCATTAACAGATTGTATAAATAGTCAGGCATTctgttataaatatattacattttttcattcatttaaaattaatattattactattgaaaatgaaatttttaaaaattcttattcTATTATCAACTCTTGTATTACCGACAGTAACAATAAGTTATAATATACAGGGATacttattaagaaaaaaacttcatgaaataaataaaagtggGCAAAGTTTGTTTGACAATAGTagtttcaaaaaattatctaaaatCAGAGTTATATCTCCAGTAAAACCTAGAAAACAATCGAGAAATTGTTTCTTTAGTGTTATTCAATGTTATCTACCAAAAGTTGATGTTTACAAATCAtcagataataaaatttatggcAAACTTCGAAATGGAAAAACTTATCATGGTTCTATTTAAtcaacatattattttttaaactaattatttctgttttataattttttacaaatatcttttaaaactttCTCTCAActtgttaataaatttttttttcctataaaaatttttcattttgctataactaaaaagtaataatattattaatacctAAGGAGAAttgaattataataaaatattcttatcaCTTTTAgctgattaatttttttataccaaGCAATCATCtctttattaatattcaatttaatgtataacattatagtaatatatatttaagtggtaaacaattataattttttataataactaaGGAATTTATCTTGatataattgataattttgatacagtaagtttcaatatttttttttaatttacaatatattgTTGACTACTactaaaacaatttattcatattatGTAAAGATATctaaatataaacttttcatttatattttatacaatttatatCATGGCTCtaaaaaattctaattattaaaaaactaatattactcttattcttattttaatctttctaattaaaaaaaatttattttttctgtAACTAACATATATACTTTAGaaatttgattattattctataataaataagattTGTACATAtgaactttattattttggtaaaaaaaaaataatactttaaatttatgtaaagaaaaaataataagagtCATagtgtttatttttaaaattggttatgttatttgtttataatttataatcataAATTAGAATCCAAaacattgaaaaaaaaacaaactaaATTGCATCagatattataaagaaaattttaattaataaataataattttatagatatacaaaaaaaaattgtttttatcatattatttgttagaatatttaaactttttttactaggtcaatttttattattctaaaataatagaattaTATAGTAAGTAAGATTTgttaaacaataaatttgtggcaattttaaaagttgttttgatgtaaaattaatatttaattaaggTATTTTTTTTCGCGTTCCTTACAATAATCTGAAACATTGTTATTAATGTATAATCTTCTATCACAAAATCCACATGTTTTTCTACATATCCTAAAAGCTAATGGTAACGAATCACCTTCACAACTCATCTCATTATTTTGCATTCCCGACCACGCTCCTAAacgatataaaaattgaaggCAAAATTTTTTGGCATGCCTGTCAAAACattctttacttttttttcctttcttgaaaatttttaaaccataatcctatattaaaaatgtcattaacttaaaataataatatgtagATACCTTAACACTGGTTTGACAAGTCTGACAACATTGTATAATGGCAAAATCGGGATCATTTTCACATTTTTCTTCAAATGCATATGGCTTAGTTCTTGACATCTCTTCACAACTATTTCTACCAATTGTTTCTAAACAACATGGCATCGAAgatgatttaaaattatttgaagataaaaaataattcttaaatgttaaatacaaaaaaatattgatagtgatattaaaaatattaaacattttattttaaataaaaaaagaaaaatttttgttaataaattaaataaatatatatattaactttttaaaaaactgtatcaaattctttttctaactcctctaaattattttcactaTCAAAGTATCTAATTTTTGAAGGTGTCAATGAACCACATCTTTTTGGTTTATAGACAGTACCATCTTTACTGTCATAAGCATCCCTCCTACAAAAGGAACAAGTTTTTCTACATATCCTAAATGCTATATGAGCATATTCTCCCGAACAAGACCAGGTTGAAGTAGCCCAATGATCTTTATGAAGAAGAAATTTTTCACAAAATTTAGGTGAATGTCTATCGAAACAATGCTTTGATAGAGACCCTtcactaaaaaattttttatgacgTGATGGGGCGGTATCTCCTCCACACGTTTGACAGCATtgaattaatgaaaaatctGCTTCATTATCacatttattttgaaatttaaattcatttttttttcttaatcgTTTACATGCTGTCTCTCCAATCATATCCCCACAACATGGTACTGAATCACCAGTAAAAAGTTTTCTTGATGGAGAATATAAAAGTGTATCATTATTTATCTCCTGACAATctaaaaaatcaattttttaattaatattatcaagaatttaaaattatattaaaaagtgatGCTCAGGCCTATCGATGTGTAaccattattattaataattttataatattatagtcTTTTAGGCAATTTTCATCCCTGCACCACTAACATCGAAACTTTGATTAAACGTAATTTAGTTTGAGTAATACAAACTTTACTATCAAACTAAGGAGAGACTTCCACAATAAGGTTtcgataataaaaaaattaactaacagtaaaataaaatttaaaaaaagtgatGCTCAGGCCTATCATTGTGTAACCACGAAGGATTTTTACATATGTGTAGTCTTACGAAATTGGCTTCGGTTTTTCATCCTTGCATCAGTTGTGGTCCAAACCACCCTAACTCTGTTCGtaatttgttaattattAACTTTACCAAACAGAATCAGGATACTTAAAATGTTTTGTGTAacttacaaaataatttaataataaatactatatatataagtgTAATTAGAATCataataaatagaaaaatttgtaaaataaatttctatcAAACATTTAAGATTTATAT
This Strongyloides ratti genome assembly S_ratti_ED321, chromosome : 2 DNA region includes the following protein-coding sequences:
- a CDS encoding SH3KBP1-binding protein 1; this encodes MSNVVKIIKGDITKLSVDVIVNAANKKLCGGGGVDGAIHMAAGKELLNECKKLNGCETGEVKATKAYNIKDVKAIYHTVGPIVKGPLRDIDKELLSKCYLNSLLLATKEGYHSIAFPSISTGIYGFPFEESVHMFSDNCLQNDVIRLNVGGTVFVTSRTTLTWLPDTFFTSLLSGRIDSVKDKDGSIFIDRDPLLFRIILNYLRTKHVEIENVDMSALKHEALYYNITPLVRRLTLCEDSLNDSCGGLLFHGMISSKNEPFLSKPISLNKTLLGNNGNNLPARIIKAHHNHIAVAYTNYLRIFKQNDSVGWQKMFTSNLLNSLIIHLALNVKFGAQNLEKVVAASLEDNTIYLWSFTEDNGEIKSRKLGIFQMTAPIIKLFFIGSQLVALSKTGKVGIWHSISQSWQIQAIVPILCYDTAGSMLIFGGCNGVIYLVDMQKFPLRMKDNDLLVTELYKDPENEAITAISVYLTSKTTMSGNWIEIAYGTETGKIRVIVQHPETVGHGPQLFKTYTVHTDPVIKILMTTNHLISICSCYNHVRTWNVSRFRGMISTQPASTALASFKILVFDSVDEINNSEGVDIGPYGDQDMESLFVQKVIPETNKLFIRLASTGDRLCEVTSIDNSTITSFFIHEIELSNRMALRPKRILFTGHSNGTVQMWDMTTAFDQFTNKGLCNTNSGIVSQTVLVSNDKSTSPSTPSSLPKTFTSQYQGPSPSELLKLMNECEITSGSMNSTPQNTPYASQINISSNI
- a CDS encoding DnaJ homolog subfamily C member 17; amino-acid sequence: MSDAIDYCPYSILGLTKNCSENDVKKAYKKAALKWHPDKNPEKKNEAQKMFLKIQEASTLLLNFDTKTAYDNMVFAREAKIININKRKNEESEIRKKFREDLEAREYDFNKTNEDKKKEAEEKLKEELNKLKSTSWKIKNELDEMIKQELEREKEYIRKIEFKYKPQLKVKWKYNSFNYTEDILHDIFGRHGNILGIVCSENNTAIIEFSNLKEAIIAEDETGIAMNPLKVSWVNLRPEHLDYVKKISNSKEESSDFKEFNSVEEVSKENFLKLEHEIMVDLLGVGWKQEYNVVDE